A single window of Patescibacteria group bacterium DNA harbors:
- a CDS encoding glycogen/starch synthase: protein MKKIKVLFVASEITPFAKVGGLADVVGALPKALKQLGIDVRVIMPKYGVIDEKKYGLKKIVENVSIPFKNKEENVSIWKTNLPNSSVPVYFVDHPEILGENDIYYGDIGGDFGKETRRFTFFARSVLELFGSLKWTPDVIHCHDWHASIMIPMIKILHSKEKERPDFPTVLTIHNLAFQGKCSPEKVFDKLGVTEKDWPTLSERFGKNNDINFLQQAILNSNIINTVSPTYAKEILTEEFGEGLEGTLAKRKEDLYGILNGIDQDHFNPAKDPQIKINYSIKDIEKKDDNKLILQKAVNLPENKEIPVIGMVSRLTDQKGLDLILEIIDELATLEVQMVFLGTGEAVLEEKLKAEAEKHSEKVAVVIGFKADLAQEIYAASDLFFMPSRFEPCGLGQMIAMRYGTVPIVRATGGLKDSVQNYNAGLGTGTGFVFQNYQSDELLAVTKKSLQIYQDKKLWRRLVVNCMNQDFSWTQSAQKYIELYEKSLNSK, encoded by the coding sequence ATGAAAAAAATAAAAGTTCTGTTCGTCGCATCTGAAATTACTCCTTTTGCCAAAGTGGGCGGATTAGCCGATGTGGTGGGAGCACTGCCAAAAGCTTTGAAGCAACTGGGGATTGACGTCCGGGTGATCATGCCAAAATACGGCGTAATTGATGAAAAAAAATATGGACTTAAAAAAATTGTGGAAAATGTCAGCATCCCTTTCAAAAACAAAGAAGAAAATGTCAGCATCTGGAAGACTAATTTACCAAACAGCTCTGTCCCAGTTTATTTCGTCGACCATCCGGAGATTCTGGGGGAAAATGATATTTATTACGGCGACATCGGCGGAGACTTCGGCAAGGAAACCAGACGTTTCACATTTTTTGCTCGTTCGGTTTTAGAACTGTTCGGATCGCTGAAATGGACGCCGGATGTAATCCATTGTCATGACTGGCATGCCAGCATTATGATCCCGATGATTAAAATACTGCACAGCAAAGAAAAGGAACGACCGGACTTCCCTACCGTACTTACGATCCACAATCTGGCCTTCCAGGGGAAGTGCTCACCGGAAAAAGTATTTGATAAGCTGGGGGTTACCGAAAAAGACTGGCCGACTTTGAGTGAACGGTTCGGTAAAAACAATGACATAAACTTTTTGCAACAGGCGATTTTGAACAGCAATATCATCAATACCGTCAGCCCAACTTACGCGAAAGAGATTCTCACGGAAGAATTTGGCGAAGGATTGGAAGGGACGTTGGCGAAAAGAAAAGAAGATTTATATGGAATTTTAAATGGCATTGACCAGGACCATTTCAACCCGGCGAAGGATCCGCAAATTAAAATAAATTATTCTATTAAGGATATCGAGAAAAAGGATGACAATAAGCTGATCCTGCAAAAAGCCGTCAATTTGCCTGAGAATAAAGAAATTCCGGTAATTGGCATGGTTTCCAGGCTGACTGACCAAAAAGGATTGGATCTGATTCTTGAAATCATTGATGAACTTGCTACACTGGAAGTACAGATGGTCTTTTTAGGAACCGGCGAAGCGGTGCTGGAAGAAAAACTGAAAGCGGAAGCGGAAAAGCATTCGGAAAAGGTGGCGGTAGTAATTGGATTTAAAGCTGACCTGGCACAGGAAATTTATGCCGCATCCGACCTGTTTTTCATGCCTTCCCGATTTGAACCATGCGGTCTCGGACAAATGATCGCCATGCGTTACGGAACTGTACCGATTGTCAGAGCTACCGGCGGGTTAAAGGATTCCGTCCAGAATTACAATGCAGGGTTAGGAACCGGAACCGGGTTTGTATTCCAGAACTATCAAAGCGACGAACTGTTGGCCGTTACCAAAAAGTCTCTGCAAATTTATCAGGATAAAAAACTCTGGCGAAGATTGGTGGTTAATTGCATGAATCAGGATTTCTCCTGGACTCAGTCGGCGCAAAAATATATTGAACTATACGAAAAATCATTAAATTCAAAATAA
- the ruvC gene encoding crossover junction endodeoxyribonuclease RuvC, with product MNIKKPATILGIDPGFALVGWGVVEGIHDKLIAKDYGCIETDKRLPIEKRLAIIYKELQKIIRKYKPDIISVEELFFFKNVSTAIAVSQARGVILLAAEQSKVPVQEFTPLQVKQTICGYGRAEKAQIQKMIKIILKLKTTPKPDDTADALAIAICSAVSKNNYL from the coding sequence ATGAATATTAAAAAGCCGGCTACTATCCTTGGTATTGATCCGGGGTTTGCATTGGTCGGTTGGGGTGTGGTTGAAGGAATTCATGATAAATTAATCGCAAAAGATTACGGCTGTATTGAAACTGACAAAAGACTACCTATAGAAAAAAGGTTGGCAATTATTTATAAAGAGCTTCAGAAAATAATTAGAAAATATAAACCGGATATTATTTCTGTTGAAGAACTATTTTTCTTTAAAAATGTTTCTACCGCAATCGCGGTAAGCCAGGCCAGAGGGGTAATACTTTTAGCCGCCGAGCAGTCAAAAGTTCCGGTACAGGAATTTACTCCGCTTCAGGTTAAACAGACAATCTGTGGCTATGGCAGAGCAGAAAAAGCGCAGATTCAAAAAATGATCAAAATAATTTTGAAACTGAAAACCACACCGAAACCGGATGATACCGCGGATGCCCTAGCTATTGCCATTTGTTCCGCCGTATCAAAAAATAATTATCTTTAA
- a CDS encoding UvrB/UvrC motif-containing protein has product MYWINFLHIYQPPTQKSYWVKKIANESYRRLTKGLKADPKAKVTLNINAALVELFERDGCMDVVADLKMLSERGQIDFTDSAKYHAFLPLMPEKEIERQIKLNHETNKKYFGKSYQPKGFFPTEMGYAKKVGDIASKLGYKWIILDELAFNGTTGAIKPDTIYQLKGNNNLNVYFRDRETSFRILSAEIGMSVFSSDMLVKLLGDRVNKKEYLITAMDGETFGHHRPGLEDLLFDLYKTKELESVFLSDVDQFFTKKAEVQPLDSSWALMKKDIERNTPYSRWKSDDNQIHTWQWELTNMAIEEVNGMDQGSPVYEKARNALDKAVHSDQYWWASAQPWWSIEMIEVGAKEFKDILQTLPIDQKKKDKARDLYLNIIQESFEWQRTGKVEELSKLADEDVTQRITAEMPYIPQEEFDKIVGNLENQMLTAAKSQEYERAAQIRDRVTELKEKESELTKK; this is encoded by the coding sequence ATGTATTGGATAAATTTTTTACACATCTACCAACCGCCGACCCAGAAATCTTACTGGGTTAAGAAAATCGCCAATGAAAGTTATAGGCGCCTGACTAAGGGTTTGAAAGCGGACCCCAAAGCAAAAGTGACGCTGAATATTAACGCAGCGCTGGTTGAGTTGTTCGAAAGGGACGGATGTATGGATGTAGTTGCCGATTTGAAAATGCTATCGGAAAGAGGGCAGATTGATTTTACCGACTCCGCCAAGTATCATGCTTTTCTCCCATTAATGCCGGAAAAAGAAATAGAACGGCAGATTAAACTGAATCACGAAACCAATAAAAAGTATTTCGGTAAATCTTACCAACCGAAAGGCTTTTTCCCGACGGAAATGGGTTATGCCAAAAAGGTTGGTGACATCGCTTCCAAACTGGGATATAAATGGATCATTTTAGATGAATTGGCATTCAACGGAACTACTGGCGCCATCAAGCCGGATACAATTTATCAGCTTAAAGGCAATAATAATCTGAATGTTTATTTCCGCGATCGGGAAACCAGTTTCCGGATTTTGTCCGCTGAAATCGGCATGAGTGTTTTTTCCAGCGACATGTTGGTTAAACTGCTGGGCGACCGGGTAAACAAAAAAGAGTATTTAATTACCGCCATGGACGGTGAAACCTTCGGTCACCATCGACCGGGACTCGAAGATCTGCTCTTTGATCTATACAAGACCAAAGAGCTGGAAAGCGTTTTCCTGTCGGATGTTGATCAGTTTTTTACCAAAAAGGCGGAGGTGCAACCGCTCGATTCCAGCTGGGCATTGATGAAAAAAGATATCGAACGCAATACTCCATATTCCCGCTGGAAGAGCGATGATAATCAGATCCATACCTGGCAATGGGAATTGACCAATATGGCGATTGAGGAAGTAAACGGCATGGACCAGGGTTCACCGGTGTATGAAAAAGCAAGAAACGCTTTGGATAAAGCTGTGCATTCCGACCAATACTGGTGGGCTTCCGCACAACCTTGGTGGAGTATTGAAATGATCGAGGTCGGTGCCAAAGAGTTTAAAGATATCCTGCAGACCTTGCCGATTGATCAGAAGAAAAAAGACAAAGCACGCGATCTGTATTTAAACATCATCCAAGAGTCATTTGAATGGCAGCGTACCGGGAAGGTAGAAGAGTTGAGCAAACTCGCGGACGAAGATGTCACCCAGAGGATCACCGCGGAAATGCCATACATCCCGCAGGAGGAATTTGATAAGATCGTCGGCAACCTGGAAAACCAGATGCTCACCGCGGCTAAATCACAGGAATATGAGCGGGCGGCGCAAATTCGGGATCGCGTTACCGAATTGAAAGAAAAAGAAAGCGAACTAACTAAAAAATAA
- a CDS encoding phosphotransferase yields the protein MKKEDRSILRHAVSIRIMEKFFKETIIPKFYKGAKLVGFELKDQSPYKFKKSVRYTLKLEYPDGKTEQRIIRANVPSAHQAWEIKNSDQAMQAIYSRGFDSGRYQITRPLGNYPKWRMLVYEEYPGKIFTDLILDGKPGLEKQALLASNWVAKFHNLKIKNGRTKTLKRIQDEVGFFVNDYKKFSPELEAEGKLYLETFLKRYKKYYQPNRHCLIHGDLNSNNIVFNGDNVGVIDFGNAWKFDPFCDIANYFVQMELLGWQKRASLKTIHKLHDIFLKNYLKKTNQDTKAAKEQIDLWKVWWVMQITAFCVSILVDTKKNRAAVQRTIIDHTFPEAKRLLNL from the coding sequence ATGAAAAAAGAAGATCGTTCAATTCTCCGCCACGCAGTCAGCATCCGCATCATGGAAAAATTCTTTAAAGAAACCATCATCCCAAAATTCTATAAGGGGGCGAAGCTGGTCGGTTTTGAATTGAAAGATCAAAGTCCTTACAAATTTAAAAAATCCGTTCGCTATACTTTGAAACTAGAATATCCGGATGGCAAAACAGAACAAAGAATTATCAGGGCAAATGTTCCGAGCGCTCACCAGGCCTGGGAAATAAAAAATTCCGACCAGGCGATGCAGGCAATCTACAGTAGGGGTTTCGACAGCGGCAGATATCAAATCACACGCCCGCTTGGTAATTACCCCAAATGGCGGATGCTGGTTTACGAAGAATACCCGGGTAAGATTTTCACTGATTTGATTCTGGACGGCAAGCCGGGTTTGGAAAAACAGGCGCTACTCGCATCCAACTGGGTGGCCAAATTCCATAATCTAAAAATCAAAAACGGCAGAACAAAAACTCTAAAACGGATCCAGGATGAGGTAGGATTCTTTGTCAACGATTATAAGAAATTTTCTCCGGAGTTAGAAGCGGAAGGAAAATTATACCTCGAGACATTCCTGAAAAGATATAAAAAATATTACCAACCAAACCGGCACTGCTTAATCCATGGCGATTTGAATTCCAATAATATTGTATTTAACGGGGATAATGTCGGCGTGATTGATTTCGGCAACGCCTGGAAGTTTGATCCATTCTGTGATATCGCCAACTATTTTGTCCAGATGGAACTTTTAGGCTGGCAGAAAAGAGCTTCATTAAAAACTATCCACAAACTGCACGATATATTTCTGAAAAATTATCTCAAAAAAACCAACCAAGATACCAAAGCGGCCAAAGAGCAGATAGATCTATGGAAAGTCTGGTGGGTAATGCAGATTACCGCGTTCTGCGTTTCTATTTTAGTTGATACCAAAAAAAACAGAGCGGCTGTCCAAAGAACAATTATTGACCACACATTCCCGGAAGCAAAGCGACTGCTTAATTTATAA
- the galT gene encoding galactose-1-phosphate uridylyltransferase produces MSENVQKSEIRKDYIQDKYVIIAPRRGNRPHDFEQIVSKITREKKCVFCPENIEKDLIIRKYDGQGKNWSLLTLKNKFPAVTLDNPNAYGVQELVIETPDHATELEYLPESHIKKLFDVYAERTYEISKLDKIKYILIFKNDGGKAGQSVAHAHSQVFATEFLPPHLMDKSQKTQEYKLEKGTCVYCDVIKEERKGPRFVFEDKNVIAFTPYASIHNYEIWIMPKRHLDNITVLTSAERMSFAKILKKVLLKVAELGLPYNYYFHQVINDEDQHLYLKITPRGSIWAGVEIGSGVIINSVSPEDAAEFYRG; encoded by the coding sequence ATGAGCGAAAACGTCCAAAAATCTGAAATAAGAAAAGATTACATCCAAGATAAATATGTGATCATTGCACCCCGCCGGGGAAATCGCCCGCATGATTTTGAACAGATTGTCAGTAAAATAACCAGGGAGAAAAAATGTGTTTTCTGCCCGGAAAATATTGAAAAGGATTTGATCATCAGAAAATATGACGGACAGGGGAAAAACTGGTCGCTCCTGACACTAAAAAATAAATTCCCGGCCGTAACTTTGGACAATCCTAATGCCTACGGCGTTCAGGAATTAGTGATTGAAACACCGGATCACGCGACTGAACTGGAATATCTGCCGGAAAGCCACATTAAAAAACTATTTGACGTTTATGCGGAACGGACTTACGAAATTTCAAAACTGGATAAAATCAAATATATATTAATCTTCAAAAATGACGGCGGAAAAGCGGGGCAGTCAGTCGCCCACGCTCATTCACAGGTATTCGCCACCGAATTTCTCCCCCCGCACCTCATGGATAAATCGCAAAAAACCCAGGAGTATAAACTGGAAAAAGGAACTTGTGTCTATTGTGATGTAATAAAGGAAGAACGCAAAGGACCACGTTTTGTCTTTGAAGATAAAAACGTAATTGCCTTTACTCCTTATGCTTCCATCCACAACTACGAAATCTGGATTATGCCCAAACGTCATCTGGATAATATTACAGTTTTAACCAGCGCGGAGAGAATGTCATTTGCCAAGATCTTGAAAAAGGTTTTACTCAAAGTTGCGGAACTGGGGCTTCCTTACAACTACTATTTCCATCAGGTTATCAATGATGAAGACCAGCATCTATATCTGAAAATAACCCCGCGGGGGTCAATCTGGGCGGGTGTGGAAATTGGATCAGGTGTAATTATTAATTCCGTTTCACCAGAAGATGCTGCAGAATTTTACCGAGGATAA
- a CDS encoding Ig-like domain-containing protein, with product MLQNFTEDKKNKYIANKKYLNFLRSRAIIIFGVLAVVLVLFIFLARNFLFTPTITQVSPQASENIDLSTSIVIDFSRPVDRQTLSVSLSPDIEGEWHFEAPLFNRRFFRRIRFVPNHTLLAGTTYQVDLKNIQSPLPVGKTSSSTFQFTTRPLPDIFAVFPEIRSQNISPATPITIELTEPNPDIAEFEFVFDPEIAFLETINETKNLYTLTPTEPLEQSTRYNLTVFRVSVSRDISTREIVHRSEPEKMYDGAFKTIAPPLIAESTPTGKAVFIDTPISVTFTKAMDLESLRANLSVTPDINPSITLSEDATVVTVTPAAKLAYGTDYEVMIKADTKTQGGGYLEEPLSYKFTTIGEIKVLRTSPGNNATGVGSKSGIRIAFNQEVDHVSAEAHITLEPSIPLTFRWEGNTMIIQPSDAFQNNSTYKLNLKSGIVSVHGLDLTKDLSYSFTTEPEVVKLTIASDLQDLPLSCEAAALKMALAGKGVSVSESDIMAYVGYDTTPHSGATWGDPYEAFVGDIRGRQNTSGYGVYWDPIARAANHWRPSEAFTGWTVTQITEEISKGNAVVVWGVYGSGYEDSWHTPAGKYIYAWKGEHARTVIGYVGNKDNPTQIILNDTYAGQIYWTKARFEQDWGIFGNAGVVVR from the coding sequence ATGCTGCAGAATTTTACCGAGGATAAAAAGAATAAATATATAGCCAATAAAAAATATCTAAATTTTTTACGTTCACGAGCAATTATTATTTTTGGAGTACTTGCAGTCGTGCTGGTACTTTTTATTTTCCTGGCAAGAAACTTTTTATTCACCCCGACAATTACGCAGGTTAGTCCGCAAGCTTCTGAAAACATAGACCTTTCTACATCAATTGTTATTGATTTCAGCCGTCCGGTAGATCGGCAGACGCTTTCAGTTTCCCTTTCACCCGATATTGAAGGTGAGTGGCATTTTGAAGCGCCTTTATTCAACCGACGTTTTTTCCGGCGCATCCGTTTTGTACCAAACCACACACTACTTGCGGGGACTACTTATCAAGTTGATTTAAAAAATATTCAAAGCCCGCTTCCGGTAGGTAAAACAAGTTCATCCACTTTTCAATTTACAACAAGACCCCTGCCGGATATTTTTGCGGTATTCCCTGAAATACGTTCACAAAACATTTCACCAGCTACCCCAATTACCATTGAACTGACCGAACCGAACCCTGATATCGCTGAATTCGAGTTTGTGTTCGATCCGGAAATTGCTTTTCTAGAAACAATTAATGAAACAAAAAATCTATATACACTCACACCGACTGAACCGCTTGAGCAATCAACAAGATATAATTTAACTGTTTTCAGGGTTAGCGTATCTCGTGATATTTCAACCCGCGAAATCGTGCATCGCAGTGAGCCAGAAAAAATGTATGACGGCGCTTTTAAGACAATCGCGCCACCACTAATAGCTGAATCGACTCCAACTGGGAAAGCGGTTTTTATTGACACACCGATTTCTGTTACATTTACCAAAGCAATGGACTTGGAATCCTTGCGCGCGAATTTATCAGTCACGCCGGACATCAACCCTAGCATCACACTTTCTGAAGATGCCACAGTTGTAACTGTCACCCCTGCTGCAAAATTAGCTTACGGAACCGATTATGAAGTTATGATCAAAGCTGATACAAAAACTCAAGGTGGTGGCTATCTCGAAGAACCTCTTTCATATAAATTTACAACCATTGGAGAAATTAAAGTACTCCGTACATCTCCGGGGAACAATGCCACCGGAGTTGGGAGTAAAAGCGGAATTCGAATCGCATTTAATCAGGAAGTAGATCATGTGTCAGCCGAAGCACATATTACACTTGAACCAAGTATACCACTTACCTTTCGCTGGGAAGGGAACACGATGATTATCCAGCCATCAGACGCTTTCCAGAATAATTCAACCTATAAACTGAATTTAAAAAGTGGCATAGTAAGTGTGCACGGGCTCGATCTAACAAAAGATTTATCATATTCTTTCACAACAGAACCGGAAGTAGTGAAGCTTACTATCGCAAGCGACCTGCAGGATTTACCTTTATCCTGCGAGGCCGCCGCCTTGAAAATGGCGCTGGCTGGTAAAGGAGTTTCTGTCTCAGAAAGCGACATTATGGCCTATGTCGGTTACGATACTACACCACACTCCGGCGCAACTTGGGGTGATCCATATGAAGCTTTTGTCGGCGATATCCGCGGTAGACAGAATACCTCCGGCTACGGTGTCTATTGGGACCCAATTGCCCGCGCAGCCAACCACTGGCGTCCCTCTGAGGCCTTTACCGGTTGGACTGTGACACAAATCACGGAAGAAATCAGCAAAGGCAACGCGGTTGTTGTGTGGGGAGTTTATGGCTCCGGCTATGAAGATTCCTGGCACACACCCGCCGGAAAATATATCTATGCCTGGAAGGGCGAACATGCCCGCACCGTCATCGGCTACGTCGGTAATAAAGATAACCCAACTCAGATTATTTTAAATGACACTTATGCCGGGCAAATTTATTGGACCAAGGCCCGCTTCGAACAGGACTGGGGCATTTTCGGCAATGCCGGAGTCGTCGTCCGCTAA
- a CDS encoding PHP domain-containing protein: MKYCDLHFHSHYSGGDLSCDELVNRVVERNIMAISLTDHNTIFGVKEIMTIGKQKGVAVVPGVEIYTDYKGKGLHLLGYGFDLDNQELNRTLNTLQQQHLANIRKALDRLEEYGFTVDRGKIDSLITKYLSVAEIIAMLSSFPENKELIRKDCGKPDPDLFEIINKYFSKRSFCPIIHTSLLTPDAISLVKNAGGLAVLAHPGHKLTWEEDTIILELKEEGLSGIEAISPYHNWHQVEHYQYFAKKHSLLMTGGSDFHSETRSRGNIVNSMQDYMKMPYTIYDNLKKYL, from the coding sequence ATGAAATATTGCGACCTGCATTTTCATTCTCATTACTCCGGAGGCGATTTAAGTTGTGACGAATTGGTCAATCGGGTTGTTGAGAGGAATATTATGGCGATTTCACTGACTGACCACAACACAATCTTCGGGGTTAAAGAAATCATGACGATTGGAAAGCAAAAAGGGGTTGCGGTTGTACCAGGAGTAGAAATATATACCGACTATAAAGGTAAAGGATTGCATTTACTGGGCTATGGTTTTGATCTTGATAATCAAGAGTTAAACAGAACGCTCAATACACTACAACAACAACATTTGGCGAATATTAGGAAAGCACTCGACCGCCTGGAAGAATACGGGTTTACCGTTGATAGGGGAAAAATTGATTCACTGATCACGAAATATCTGAGCGTGGCGGAGATTATTGCCATGCTCTCCAGTTTTCCGGAAAACAAAGAGTTAATCCGGAAAGACTGCGGGAAACCAGACCCTGACCTGTTCGAAATTATTAATAAATATTTTTCTAAAAGATCCTTCTGCCCGATCATACATACCAGCTTACTTACTCCAGACGCAATTAGTCTGGTAAAAAATGCCGGCGGATTAGCCGTTCTGGCTCACCCGGGACACAAACTGACCTGGGAAGAAGATACGATAATTCTGGAACTGAAAGAAGAGGGGCTGTCTGGCATTGAAGCAATCTCCCCTTATCATAACTGGCATCAGGTAGAACATTATCAATACTTTGCCAAAAAACACAGCTTGCTGATGACCGGCGGATCGGATTTCCACAGTGAAACCAGATCCAGAGGGAATATCGTTAACAGTATGCAGGACTATATGAAAATGCCTTATACTATTTATGATAATTTAAAAAAATATCTATGA
- a CDS encoding glycogen/starch synthase → MKHSLKIVSVTSEVDPFSKTGGLADVARSLPKALRKLNHDVIIITPLHGVVQEKKFKLELLQKEVPVYIDKSTTIKADFWKSSLNNGVPVYFIDHPKFFSSHKKVYGSKTENLRFYFFNVAVFELLKFLNFRPDVIQAHEWHTGLIPFLLRARFAEDPFFKSTASLFTIHNLAFQMGKNWWELKPGEKDDGNTKLPLFKEKGAIENINYAKRGIVNADIINTVSEQYAQEIMTKKYGQALHRILLNRKENLFGIVNGIDYNDFNPATDPGLYKNYDFNSLHLKTKNKLHLQKMFQLPEDPKIPLIGVVSRITEQKGFDLIFDIMDPLMRLDIQVVILGGGEKKYESSFKKLIRKYPKKVAAHLQFNSQHATKVYAGSDMFLMPSRFEPCGLGQMISLRYGSIPIVRATGGLADTITNYNPRTQKGNGFTFKTYDSRDLLVAITRAIENHKHREEWIELIKKSMQLSFSWKIPAKKYELLYKKAIKNKQLYLANKE, encoded by the coding sequence ATGAAGCACTCACTTAAAATAGTTTCCGTAACTTCAGAAGTCGATCCGTTTTCCAAAACCGGCGGACTAGCGGATGTCGCGCGTTCCTTGCCGAAAGCCCTGCGCAAACTGAATCATGATGTAATTATTATTACACCGTTGCATGGAGTCGTGCAGGAAAAGAAATTTAAACTGGAGCTCCTACAGAAAGAAGTGCCTGTTTATATAGACAAATCAACGACAATTAAGGCGGACTTTTGGAAAAGCTCACTTAATAATGGCGTACCGGTATATTTTATTGATCACCCAAAATTCTTTTCTTCCCATAAAAAAGTTTACGGGTCTAAAACAGAAAACCTGCGTTTTTATTTTTTTAATGTTGCCGTTTTTGAACTGCTGAAATTTCTCAATTTTCGCCCCGACGTAATTCAGGCGCACGAATGGCATACTGGTTTAATCCCATTTCTGCTTCGCGCTAGGTTTGCCGAGGACCCATTTTTCAAAAGCACCGCATCTCTTTTTACAATCCACAACCTGGCATTCCAGATGGGTAAAAATTGGTGGGAGTTAAAACCCGGTGAAAAAGATGATGGCAATACAAAACTTCCATTGTTCAAGGAAAAAGGTGCAATTGAGAATATCAATTACGCAAAACGAGGGATTGTAAACGCTGATATTATCAATACTGTTTCCGAACAGTACGCTCAGGAAATTATGACCAAAAAATACGGCCAGGCACTCCACCGCATTTTATTGAATAGAAAGGAAAATCTTTTCGGCATCGTCAACGGAATTGATTATAATGATTTCAACCCGGCCACCGATCCGGGACTTTATAAAAACTATGATTTTAATTCTTTGCATTTAAAAACAAAAAATAAATTACATCTGCAAAAAATGTTTCAGCTGCCGGAAGATCCAAAGATTCCTCTGATCGGCGTTGTATCGCGCATTACGGAGCAGAAAGGTTTTGATTTGATTTTTGATATCATGGATCCTCTAATGCGGCTCGACATTCAAGTGGTAATTCTGGGCGGTGGCGAAAAAAAATATGAGTCATCATTTAAAAAACTGATCCGCAAGTACCCGAAAAAGGTAGCTGCCCATCTGCAGTTCAACAGCCAGCATGCCACTAAGGTTTATGCAGGATCAGACATGTTTTTAATGCCATCTCGGTTTGAACCTTGTGGATTAGGACAGATGATCAGCTTGCGTTACGGTTCGATTCCGATTGTCAGAGCCACCGGCGGTCTTGCCGATACCATTACGAACTATAATCCGCGCACCCAAAAAGGAAACGGATTCACTTTTAAAACATATGATTCTCGCGATTTACTGGTTGCTATCACCCGTGCGATTGAAAACCACAAACACCGGGAAGAATGGATTGAATTGATAAAAAAAAGTATGCAGTTGAGTTTCTCTTGGAAGATACCGGCAAAAAAATATGAACTGCTATATAAAAAAGCAATCAAAAATAAACAGTTATATTTAGCTAATAAGGAATGA
- a CDS encoding YebC/PmpR family DNA-binding transcriptional regulator: MSGHSKWSTIKRSKGVTDAKKGTIFTKIANTISLAAREGGGDPDTNFKLRLTIDKAKQANMPKENIERAIKRGTGEGSEGKIDEVVYEGFGPDGVAILIESFTDNKNRTAPVIRAILSKKNGRLAENGSVSWMFDRKGVLLVTAPENSQKESVELELIDLGVEDIKEEAEGFTIYTTPENLESTNKSLIEKGYTVEYASVDPVAKTILTKSDVSDPEKITGLLDELENNDEVTNIYSNYEY, encoded by the coding sequence ATGTCCGGACATTCAAAATGGTCAACAATTAAAAGGTCAAAAGGTGTAACTGATGCCAAAAAAGGCACAATTTTCACTAAAATAGCTAATACTATCTCCTTGGCAGCCCGCGAAGGAGGCGGAGATCCTGATACAAATTTTAAACTGCGCCTCACAATCGATAAGGCAAAACAGGCCAATATGCCTAAGGAAAACATCGAAAGAGCCATAAAACGGGGTACCGGTGAGGGTTCTGAAGGTAAAATTGATGAAGTAGTCTATGAAGGCTTTGGCCCGGATGGCGTAGCCATTCTAATTGAGTCATTTACTGACAATAAAAACCGTACTGCACCGGTAATTCGGGCTATTTTGAGCAAAAAAAACGGCCGTTTAGCAGAAAATGGCAGTGTCAGCTGGATGTTTGACAGAAAAGGGGTTTTATTAGTCACCGCTCCAGAAAATAGCCAGAAGGAATCAGTTGAGTTGGAGCTGATTGACCTAGGCGTTGAAGATATTAAAGAAGAAGCGGAAGGTTTTACCATCTATACCACTCCGGAAAACCTGGAAAGCACCAATAAATCTTTGATTGAAAAGGGTTATACAGTTGAATATGCCAGTGTAGACCCTGTGGCTAAAACTATTCTGACCAAATCCGACGTATCCGATCCGGAAAAAATAACCGGTTTGCTGGATGAACTGGAAAATAATGATGAGGTGACCAATATTTATTCAAATTATGAATATTAA